The genomic stretch CCACGATTAATCCTAATAATAAAATCGGAACATTGATTTCAAAAAGGCGCAAAACTTCAGGAGTATAATTTTTTTTGATAAGATGACTAACAGAAAGCATTATAACATTACATAAAAAGAAAACATTGAGATTACTTTTAAATTGTTCAGGAGTCCATTGACAACAAGTCCCATAAATAACGATAGGAGGCCCCCCTGTATTATAGGCCCCTGATAAAAGTCCTGATAAGAAAGCAAAGACATAACCCCATTTGGGTGACTTAATGACAGGATAAGAAAATTCAAGTAAAGAATATAAAGCATAACCAAGCACAATTATTCCTAATAGGGTTAATGTGATTTTTTGCTCAACTTTTGTTAAAAACTCTATGCCTAAAGGAATGGCTAAACTTGAACTAATAATTAAGCCGAATATAGATTTGAATTGAAAACTTTTGCGATATAAAATAGATATAGAAACTAGGGTAGTTAAGGCAATTAAAGTCATGAAAGGTGAAGCCAGACGAATGTCAATTACTTGGGTTAATAAGGGCATAACCACTAACCCTAAACCAAAGCCGGAAATACTTTGGGTAAAGACTCCAATAAAAATAATTATACAGACAAGAATATCAATCATTAGAGTCTATTTATAAC from Aphanothece sacrum FPU1 encodes the following:
- a CDS encoding sulfite exporter TauE/SafE family protein, yielding MIDILVCIIIFIGVFTQSISGFGLGLVVMPLLTQVIDIRLASPFMTLIALTTLVSISILYRKSFQFKSIFGLIISSSLAIPLGIEFLTKVEQKITLTLLGIIVLGYALYSLLEFSYPVIKSPKWGYVFAFLSGLLSGAYNTGGPPIVIYGTCCQWTPEQFKSNLNVFFLCNVIMLSVSHLIKKNYTPEVLRLFEINVPILLLGLIVGFSVSKFINVWLFRKIVLVLLVGVGLQLLFKVWLFY